The following is a genomic window from Micropterus dolomieu isolate WLL.071019.BEF.003 ecotype Adirondacks linkage group LG12, ASM2129224v1, whole genome shotgun sequence.
TTGCTTAAAACAATATTGTACCTTTCTGAAGTTTCCTGTTTTTAACAACCAGACAGATGATGACCGTTATGAGGAAAACAGTCAGGCCGCCCAGGATCACACTCATCAGGTTAGGTATTCTATCACTCTCtgttaaaagaaagaaaatatagtTAGACTCTATTTTCTCTTTAGTGGCTTGAGAATTGCTAACATTAAACTGACAAATGTTAAGTTAGCCGTACTGTTTTGATCTTAAAAATGACTAGAAGTGAATCTGCACAAAGAAATCTTAAAGAGGATCTTACTTGTAGACTTTTTGTCAGCGTCACCATGAGATTCATCACTGCCTTTTAACAAAATGAAGATATATTTATTcttgatttttaaattttaaatgttttttatcacGCTTCTTTTGACAATGATTAAATAGCCAAATGAAAGAATCTTACTTGTGGACTTTTTGTCAACGTCATCATGAGATTCATCACTGCCTTTTAACAAAATGaagattttacttttaaatggttttattatGCTTATTTTTTCCACCTATGTGTTTTAGGACAGTTATTAAACTTGCAAATAGATAGAAAGACATAACAGAAGATACCACAGGATTTTATAATCTTACcttcaacatttaaatgtatcacACTTAAAATTGTAAGTCCCTCTATGTAAAATCCACACAAATACAGCCCAGAGTCAGAAAGATTCACTGTCTTAATTTTGAGAAAGACAGTGGAGGTGTTGGAGCTCATTTCAAATGTTCCACTTTTAAATCCATCACAGTATTTAGGATTGCTGCCAGAGGCGGCCATAGTGGAGATACAGCTGGCCTTGGTTCTGTTGACCACTCTGAACCAGGTTGTCATGCCTGAATGATTGAAAATGTTGGTAGTGGACAGTGTGACTTCTTGACCAGGCTGGACCTTCACAGTCTGAGACTCAGAAGCTGAGACAGAGATCCAGcctgaaacaaacagcagagacaaCAAGAGATGTGCGTGTTATAGGAAGGTAAACAACACCTCTGAATAAATTATACATAAGAAAATAAGTGTTAATTGTAGAAGCAACAAAGTAGAGAGAAATGTGTTGGCAGTACTTACTGATGCTGCAGATAATTAAAGCTGTTGTCAAGATGAAGTTCATCATAGTGCGAATGATTGCAGCTCTGCAGTGTCTGTAGTTAAACCGTGCTCCAGGAAGGGTGCTGTCAACTTAAGAGGCGGGCTCTCTTATCATGTTATCCAGTTGGTCCACTGACCTCATACATGCTTTCAGAGTGTGACACCAAATGACTTCAAGAGACAcaagacaaagttattattacagttattttatattaagtTACCAAATGAGGTTcaaaccaaataaaataaaaagtacttcAAGGTCGTTATGCAAGATGGTCACATCAAATTCAAAATTCTGCTGCGGGGCAACTGTTGCATTAGGgtctgcttgtatctgatgctggctgaaCATCTGTGGCTGTCCTAGTACTTGTTGATGATCcacatctactctactgacaaactgaAGCATGGCATAGTAAATTATAGATAACATTTCATGccagatattaatgttatcagctccatcagggcctttcaaactggctcccccaggattcctttaatacattttcagatataaaatacaatttatacCATGACTTTACTGAATACATGATggttattatttactgagatatgtgcatccatattgcccagtctgcccTGAGATGTAACTGTGTTGTCNNNNNNNNNNNNNNNNNNNNNNNNNNNNNNNNNNNNNNNNNNNNNNNNNNNNNNNNNNNNNNNNNNNNNNNNNNNNNNNNNNNNNNNNNNNNNNNNNNNNtatgggaggatgcctcgggtggaggatgagcttgcgagctatctctcccctcgacttgcgtcctccctggagaagccggcgttaccatccaaaccatgtcgcaccacatccacgcttgtggggaaggcgtacatggcagcgggccaggcaggtgcgagcttgcacaccacggtgcttcaagcctaccaagccaacCTGCTataggagatggttcagagggggggtccctccgaggaagatctggcggagcttcgcagaaccacgaagcgttagacgcagtgcgaagcgttccgccagtacctccctcgccggtctggacccaaggcagctgaggctgccaggcgtaggtcccttccctctacgagctcctacggagaggagggaagcagagtgtcgcttctcgggggccccccaaggagctggggcagcgagacggcgctctcaccctcagccgtctgagagacgcgatctgaggaccgtcatccagtcccgacggatgTAGGagagtctttctcccctcccgcaccccccccccaccccccccggaggccgaccgaggtcccctccgccgtggcaacaggtgatgttatcccgccgtttaaacgttcaggacgcacctgccaccatcgagtccgcgccgtactgcctgccccgagggtctgcaggCGGACGGCATcccgactcactcaccgtggatcttNNNNNNNNNNNNNNNNNNNNNNNNNNNNNNNNNNNNNNNNNNNNNNNNNNNNNNNNNNNNNNNNNNNNNNNNNNNNNNNNNNNNNNNNNNNNNNNNNNNNgacgcagttcgagttccctcgaaggggaacgtctcgggttacgtatgtaaccctggttccccgagaaggggaacgagagactgcgtcggtccgccgcacctctctccccgcctgaagctcctgcttcatagtttaagctaatgatgagtgtgtacag
Proteins encoded in this region:
- the LOC123980453 gene encoding uncharacterized protein LOC123980453 isoform X1, producing the protein MMNFILTTALIICSISWISVSASESQTVKVQPGQEVTLSTTNIFNHSGMTTWFRVVNRTKASCISTMAASGSNPKYCDGFKSGTFEMSSNTSTVFLKIKTVNLSDSGLYLCGFYIEGLTILSVIHLNVEGSDESHDDVDKKSTSSDESHDDADRKSTTECDKIPNLMSVILGGLTVFLIMVIICLVVKNRNVQKAASEEQNPQQNANLGSDDLNYAAVNFSAKARRREVEPNVVYSATR